The genomic stretch TCAGTAAAAGGATCCCGATCAGGGCCGTCCGGATCATCCGGCGGCTTTTCTTCCGCAGTAAATTGTGCATATACCTAAGCTCAACCTTTTTAAAGTGGTTTCAGAAAATCCGGCTTGTTGTAAAATGTGTAGAAATGTTTCGCCTTCGGGAAATGCTTTAATGGATTTATCTAAATAGGAATATGCGTCTTTGTTCTTTGAGAGCCATTGCCCTGCTTTGGGCGCTATGACTTTCATATACAGGTTGTACAATGGCTTGAAAAGCACCTGCTTAGGTTTAGAAAACTCTAAAATTACGGCTTTGCCGCCAGGTTTCAAAACACGGTACATTTCCCGCAGGCCGGTTTCCAGGTGCTCAAAATTGCGCACACCGAAGGCTGCGGTTATGGCATCAAACGTATTGTCATTAAAGTTTATTGCTTCACTATCACCCTTTAACAACTCTATACGATCTGATAACCCGAGCTTGGCCACTTTCTGGCGGCCTACCTCCAGCATACCTGTTGAAATATCTATGCCAATGATCTTTTCCGGCTGTAAATATTTGTGGGTCATGATGGCCAGATCGCCCGTGCCGGTGGCCACATCCAGTACCTGCCTGGGTTTTAGTGCTTTCAGCTCCCGGATGGCTTTTTTTCGCCAGCTAATATCGATCCCCCCGGAGAGGAAACGATTCAGGAAATCGTACCGGAAGGCAACCTGGTCGAACATGGCAGCTACCTGTTCTTTTTTGGTCTGACCGGCATTTTCGAAGGGGACGATGGTATCGTGCGGTAGTGGCTTGCTCATAGCGCCGCAAAGATACAACCTATCCCTTATCTTGCAGCCTAATCCCAGTCATGACCATAAAATCAGCCACTTACGTCATCAGCAGCCCGGAACATGCCAAGGCGCCAGCGCCCGACAGGCCGGAGTATGCTTTTATTGGCCGCAGCAATGTGGGCAAATCTTCCCTGATCAATATGCTGTGCGATAACCAAAAGCTGGCCAAAACCTCGGGCACGCCCGGTAAAACGCAGCTGATCAACCATTTTGCGCTGGAAAGCCTTCCTGCTCCTAAACCCGGCGCCAAGGCCCGTCCCAGCCAGCAGTCCTGGTATATTGTGGACCTGCCCGGTTATGGATTTGCCAAAGTATCCCAGAACCAGCGGAAGCAATGGGAAAAGATGATAGAGCATTACCTGCGCGAACGCCGGAACCTGGCCATGGTCTTTATCCTGATAGATTCCCGGCATTCGCCGCAGCAGATCGACCTGGATTTTGTAAACCAGCTGGGCGCCTGGGATGTACCCTTCAGCCTGGTATTCACCAAGGCCGATAAGGAAACACAGCGGGAAGTGGCCAAAAATGTGAAAGCTTTCCTGGATGCCATGCGTAAGACCTGGCAGTTCCTGCCCCGGCACTTTGTGACCAGTGCCATTAAAAAAATGGGAAAAGACAATATCCTCGGGCTGATAGAAGAAATGAATAGTGAATATGCAGCTGGCAAGTGATGCTGTTCACAATCCGTGCGGCCACAGCATTGCTATAGTGATATAGTAAAGGATGTGCAGGTGGACCGGCCGGGGGCGACAAAGCCCTGAGCCATGATACGGATACCACAACTACCAATAAAAAACCCTCGCTGATAAAGCCGAGGGTTTTTAGTTTACTACCTTATTGGCGCAACTGCTGCTGGCAAAGGCCTCCGGTTTGGCTTTAAAGGCAAAGCCCATCCCCAGGATATAGCCCATGGCTTCCTTCAGTGCGTCATTGCTTTTAAAATGCGGATTGGTATTAATGTCTGCATGCACTTCCATATCCACATTGTACTGCGTAAAAAGATTGCAGAGGTCGTAGGCCGTCTCAATGCTGCGGGCCACTTCCACCAGCATGCGTTCCTTGATGCTGAACTGCTGACGGGTCTTATCGTTCTGGATGAACATAAAACCACCATGGCCTTCCCGGAGGAAAACAATGACTGTAGCAAATTCGGTCTCGGAACCTTTCACCTGGGAGTCGGTGCCAATGCAAACCTTGAGGTGGTAACCTTTTGCGGTTTCCCGTTTGATGGCGTTTTCAACGGCATCGATGATCGGCTGATCGAGCGGATCACCATTGAATTTTCTCCATACCATATGTAAATGGGTTTTCCGAATTTAACGAAAAACCCATTGACTGCCAAAAAGAGGGGCTATTATTGTTTTATTAACTTCTCACTCCAGCTGCCGCTTTCGTTCTGGAGGCGAAGCAGCAACAGGCCTTTGGGCGCCTGCCGGACAGGCAGCTGGTGTGTACCTGCCGCCAGCCTGCCGCGTTGCAGTAAACGGCCTTTTTCATCAAAGAGCTGGTACTGGTAATTGTCCGCCGTTTGCAGGTGGATGCTTTGTCCTACCAGGGTGCTGAGCAGGGTATACCCATCCTGCCGCCGCTGTTTCAGCGAAACGATATTGGAATAGTAATTTCTTTCATCTGCCAGGGTGATGGCGCGGATGCGGTAGAAGACAGTGGCGGACGCTGCTGGCTGCCAGCTGAAGTTCCGGCTATCGGCATGCAGGGGCGTCAGTGCGCTGAAATGTACGCCGTCCAGGGAATACTCCACTTCCACCGATCTCACCGCTTCATCGGTATCATACTGCCATTGCAGCTGGTGCCTGCCCGGCTGTGCATAGGCTGTCAATACAAATCGATGGATGGGCAGCACCTGGTTGATGCTGCCACTGATGGCATAGTAGCCCAGGCTCGCATAGTCGTCATGGTTGGCATTGCCTACGCCATCCACTACCAGGTAATAAGTGCCGCTGTTGAGGTTGCTGTCCAGCCCTGCATGCAGCAGGGTGGCGGGGTTGTAGCCGCCAATGGTATCGGCCTGCTGGTTCACCAGTGATACCTGGATATCCAGGTTGGCGCCCTCGTTATCGGTCCCGATGCTATTGGGGATGGCATTGATCCGGAAATTGGCTGCCGTGGGCAGCGTGAAGCGGAAAACATCCTGATCGTCCTTGTCGTTGATCAGTCCCTCTGCCAGGAAATCCATGCCAGAGCGTTCCAGCGGGCTGGCCTCAGCAAAGGAATTGGCGTGGTCGTCCGGCCGCAGGCCAAAGCCATTGGCCTTGCTGGCAATAACGGCAATATCCTGCTGCAGCACGTTACAGCCTTCAGCATTGGGGCCATTGTGCCAGGTGGTGAGGTTCTTGTAATAACCCACGCCCATGATGGGCGCCCAGCCGATCTGGCCGCTGCCGGTACCGGCTGCATATTCGGCTGTCATTTTACAGCCCCTGTCATAACTGCTCTGGTGCTGCAGGCCCATGGTATGACCGGTTTCATGGGAGATAGCTTCGGCCACATTCTTTACATTGTTGCCCAGCAGTCCGCTGAATACAAAGGCGGGCTGATCGTCGCCGTCGGCAAAAGTGCCTACAAAAGCGGCGCCGCCGGCCTTGCCATACCATTCATAAGTAGGCGTAACAATAATGCGTACACGCTTATTGTACGGGGCGGCATGATATACCGTGGAATCAGTGGTGATGTTGAGGTTGAAGATCCGGTAGTCCTCCGCCACCCGGTGAAAGATCTCCGTGATGGCGGAAGGGGACAGGCCGGAAGGCTTTGCCTGGATGGTCCCGGACCAGTTCCAGATGGTGCCTTTGACAGTATGTCCGTCAAAATCGAGGAATACCGTTGCCTGAGCGGCGGGATAACTGCTGAGGGAAGGGGTTTGGGCCGTTACGCTCAGGGTCAGTAGGCCGGTGACGATGAGGGACAGGATAGCTTTCATACGACGGATGCGTTGAGTTGCTATGAGGCTAATATGTTGGTTCACGGAAAACGATTTAGTCGGGCAGGATAAATTTTTGTGCTTTTTTTACCAGCAGGTACTGGTCGTCCTGGCGGGTCAGCACCAGCACATCACCGCTGGCAGGATGCAGCAGGCGGGCTTTATACTGTGGCGCTTTACCAGGCAGCTGCAGCCGCGTGAGGTGCAGCATGGCGCCGCTGCTGTCCAGGGATTGCAGGTTGAGACTGACCAATACCGGCGACTGCCGGACTTTTTCCGTGATGGTTCCGTGAAAGGTTACCTGGCCGGACAATTCCACCTTTACCGTATCGCCGGCAGCAGACTGGAAAGGCGCTTCCAGGGCCGATTGCCGGCATACCGAACGCTGCGGCAGCTTGCTGAACAATAAAGGTTTTACGGGAATGAATTGTGGGACAGTAAGGGCTTCCTGGGCGGAAGTGTTGACATGAGTGAATACAAAAAGGAATACCACTAAGCCTGTGTAGCGATTTTTCATTCGTTAGTTTTTAACGATCAGGAAAATTGGATACTAAAAATCGAGGGTACGATCAACAGGGATCATGGTAAGCAGAGAAGCACCATCAAAATTGGATCATCTTCATTGGTTACAGGAACCAGTGAAGGCGATCAAAGGGTAGATAGTTGATTAACGGCCGGTTGTGGAAAATAGTATACAGGCCGGAAAAAATATTTTGGGGAGAAGATGGACCGCTGTCCTGTAAAGAGGCCTTGTCGGCAGTGTTGTGGGTGGGGCTGCAACTGCGCTCAACAAAAAGCGATAATAGATGAGGACTGGTTCTTTAGTACTGCCCCGTACCCAGCATGACCAGGGTGCAGGCTTCCAGGGTCTGGATGCCCTGTGCTTTTGCCAGGTCTTCCAGTTCTGGGTTCTCTGTGCCGGGGTTGAAAATTATGCGTTTGGGATGCAGGGAAAGTATATAATCATAATATTCCCGCTGGCGGACAGGATTGAGGTATAAGGTCACAGTATCGATCTGCTCAAAAGCCTGCTTATCGGTATGGACCTGCACATCCGCCACCTTCACCGGTTTGAGGCCAATAGCTTCCACCGGATGGCCGCTGGCGCGCAGGCGGTTCAGGGCCAGGAAGCTGTAGCGGGATGGATTATCGGAAGCGCCTAAAACAAGTGTCTTTTTCATAACAAGTGATTTGTGTTACTGGTATATAACAGCGCCTGGCTGTTAAAGGTTTGCAGCGGCCGAGGGTCTGCTGCCGGTTGGGCGGCTTACCCGGCATAACTGCTGCCTGCTGACAGGTCCTGCAAAGTCAATGCCGGCGCCGCTATGGTGTAAAAAAAGTACCCATCCGGCCTCCTGGGGAAACAACGTTGGCCACTTGTTTGCCAACAAGCAGCATAAAAGAGTTTGCTGGCCTATTGGTTCGCCGCAAAATAAATAGAACAGCCTGCATCTGACAGAGCGCTTTTGAAAAGATTACGGGTTTAATGGTTCGTCCACAAGAATAACCTGAGTCAGCTTGGGAGCTTCTGAAAAGTTTGCGGGATGATTGGTTCGCCCCAAAGAAATGAACAGCCTGTACCTGCTGGGGGTTTGCTGAAAGATTTGCGGGATGATTGGTTCGCCGCAAAATAAATAGAACAGCCTGCATCTGACAGTGCGCTTTTGAAAAGATTACGGGTTTATTGGTTCGTCCACAAGAATAACCTGAGTCAGCTTGGGAGCTTCTGAAAAGTTTGTGGGTTGATTGGTTCGTCTCAAAGAAATGAACAGTCTGTACCTGCTGGGGATTTGCTGAAAGATTTGCGGGATGATTGGTTCGTCCAAAATTTTCATGGCTGTTGATAGGCCATATTTTACATTGCTGCAAGCAATTCTTTAAGCGTGGGCTCCAGGGTGCTATGCCTGAACACGAAACCTTCTTTTTCCAGGCGGGCAGGCAGTACCCAGCGGCTTTTCAGCAGCAGCTCTGTTTCTGTACCTATCAGAGCGGCGCCCAGTTCTAACATACAGGCAGGGGCGGGCAGGCCAAACGGGATCTTCACCAGTTTTCGGAAAGTGGACATGAACTGTTTATTGGACACAGGTCCTGGCGAAGCCACATTGTACACGCCTTCAGCGGAAGGATTGACGAGGCACCAGTGTATCACGCGGCCCAGGTCTTCTGCATGCACCCAGCTCATCATCTGGCGGCCGTTGCCCAGTGATCCGCCCAATCCCAGGCGGGCCAGGCGTTGAAAAGGCACCAGGATACTGCCGGCTCCCAGGGTGATGGCAATGCGAAGCGCTACTTTCCGGGTTCCGGGTGTTGGCTCGTCCAGAAAAGATTGCTCCCAGGCTTTGCAGACCTGCACGGAAAAATCACGGTCCAGCTGCTGATACGCTTCGGAGTCTTTCCCATGCCGGAAACGAGCTGCCCATTTTTTGCCGGTAAAACGTAAGCGGTCCAATGCGGAGTAGGGCATATTGTCTTTTTTCCAGTCGCTGATCTCGCCGGTGAATTCATCCTGCGGCCGGTCTGTGGCATGCCGGTAGATGGTGGCGGAAGCGGCATTGATCCAGAGCGCAGGGGGAGTGCTGCATTGGCGGATGGCTTCCGCCAGGACCCTGTTGCTGTTGACGCGGCTGTCCAGGATGGTTTGTTTATTCTGTTCAGTATACCGGCAGTTGACAGACTTGCCGGCCAGGTTAATGAGCAGGTCGGCCCCTTCCAGTTCGGCGGCCCAGTGTTTTTCCACCTGGCGGCCATCCCAATGCCAGTAAGTGATATTGTAGCCATCAGCGACGGTCAGTAAACGATCACTGTAACTATTGTCTTTTGTTTTTCGGCCGTGGCGACTGATAATGACAATGCGGTTTTCCTTTCCAAACTGTGCAGCCAGTAGCTGACCGATAAACCCGGTGCCGCCAGCAATAATTATTTTCTTGTTTATCATAATTTCAGAAATTATTGAAATATATGTTGTTAAAAAAAACCGGTTAACCGGTTGCGTTTTTCTATGTGTATGTAGGATATAAGAAAGATTATTTGGGACGAACCAAGGGTGACTGGTTCTCCTTATCCGATGCGTCCGGGTACTTTGGCGTTCACTGCACCTGCTGTTCTGCTTCCGGATTTGTGTCCCGATCTTGCTGTTCAGCGGACAGCCGGGTGCGCCACCTATTCGTTTCGCCGATACACACGATCCAGTAAAAGATGGCCATGCATGGTGTGAGCATCACCCAGGCCAACGCTACCAGGATAGCCCAACCCAAGACCGCAGCACAGATCGAAAACGCTACAAAGATGAGCAGCCCCCAGTTATACACTTTCCGCATAAAGGCTGGATTAGGGAACCTGATCAAAGCGTGTACAATAGCACTCATCAACTGCCAGCCGCTTATTGCAAGGTAGCTGGCTAAAAAGACCTTGCTTTCTTTCCCGGGATACTTCAGGGTACAAAAGAAGATCGCTAAGAGCAACACTCCCTGGATAATAACATCAACAGTTTTGAACCGGCGCATGGTGCTTATTTAAAGAATTTCAGCAGGGAGCCGGTAAACCAGTGCTCATCAGCTTTGGCCAGGCCATTCAATACTTTATCGGCCTGTGTACCGAAGCGCCTGAGGCTGGCAATGGTATCTGAGAATTGCTTAATATCCTTATCTTTTTTATCGCCATCCACTTCTTCCAGCTGGGACAGCATTTTCAGCATGGGTTCCAGTTCTCTTTTCTTCCGCTCTTTCATGATCTGGGTGGCTACTTTCCACACATCTTTCTCAGCAGTGAAATACTCTTTGCGTTGGCCGGGGATCAGTACGCGGTCCACCAGCCCCCAGTCTATCAGCTCGCGGATATTCATATTGGTATTGCCCCGGCTGATGCTGAGCTGTTCCATGATATCGTCCTGGCTGAGCGGATCGGCGCTGACCAGCAGGAGCGCATGGATCTGGGCCATAGTCCGGTTAATACCCCACTCGGTAGCGAATTTGCCCCAGGAGGCAATGAATTGTTGGCGTGCGTCGGCAAGTTTCATCGATGGTAGTTTGCTTGCCTAAAGCTATGGTAGTTTTCTGAATTTTCAAAATATTTTGAAAGATTGAAAGGAGGGAACAGGAAAGCTGCAGCTATTGCTCAGGGACACTGGTACTGACGCATTCTTTTATCCTTCTTATCCTTATAAGGGCCTTTGTTGCGTGCGCCGGGCCGCACCACCAGGGCCAGGTAACCGCCGCCGTTCTGGAGCTGGTCTTTAGCAAATACGTAGGCAAAATTATGGATGCCCAGCAGGAGGGGGCCGGCCTTTACCGCGGCGCCTACCCAGAACTTGTTCTCTGCATTGTACTGCATGGGCAGGTAGAAGCCCCAGCGCCTGGTTTCCCAGCGGGGCGTTACGGTCAGCAGGTTCAGCTCACGGGCATAAAGCCGGTCCTTCATAAAGGCGTATAGGTTGATGGAGAGATCAGCGTTGACATAGAAAGCCTGGGTAATAAACCTGTCCGCATTGATCACCAGCCGGGTGGGGTTGATGACGGTAAAATTGCCACTGAACCGGCGCATGGTGCGCACCACTGTGGCCAGGCTGTCGTTGAAGGCCTGCACATTTTCTATGTTGGTGAATTTGTTGTCCAGGTCGGCCCCGCTGATGCCCGGCCTGATGCCGCTCACATAGCGGCTGTTGGGACTGAACCGGTACTGGTTGAAACCGAGGTCCAGCAGGGAAAGGCCAATTTTCCAATCGTAATCATAATAGGTGTCGTCATCATCAAATGCCACCCAGCCGCTGGGTTTGAGGAGGTATTCCACACCGAGGTCCATGGAGAACCCACCTTCTGTCCTGGACAGGAAATCGCGGATATTCTGCATGGTGCTTTTCTCATTTTTCCAGTAATCGAAATTAATGGAGTAGGCATAGCGGGCTTGGCCGGATACCAGCTGCGATAGTTCTGTAGTAGCCTGTGGCTCCACCCGGATATTATCAGCACGGACATTGCTGGCGGCCAGTCCGCGGGAGATCTTCAGGGTAACACCGGCATTGAGCCGGGCCTTTTCATTGTCTATCATGGTCCGGGCATAACTGCCATAGACCTCTACCCAGCTGTTGCCGGTAACATCGCCGGAGAGATCCAGCCGGTTACCGTTGATACCAAAGAAAGATTCCAGGCCGCTGAGGGTATCGATGAAATTATAGGGGCTAGTTTTCCCCCGCAGGTAGGTCCTGATATTGATGCCGCCGGCAATGGCTGTCTGCCGGTTAAGGGACACCCTTGCATTCAGCAGGTTGATATTGGAGCTGAGGTGGGCGGTCCTGCTGAAATTGCCGGGTGTAAACGCGTATTCAGCTTTAGCGCCAGGCGTCAGCAGGGAATAATTGTGAATGGTGACGGCATCGGTGATGGTCCTGACCTGGAAAGCAAATGGGGTCACATCCCAGGTGTAGGGCGTGTTCACAATGGATGCGGGGTTATGGCCTGTGCCGAGACTGCCCGCATACGATGAGCCTTGGATGGCAGTATAGTTCTGCCCGATGCCTGTCATTTTTATCAATAAAAATGAAACAAGCAGATAGTAATGTCGCATAGTGTGTTCAGTAGGGTCTTCCGTGCGTTAGCCGTATCAAATACCTGACCAGCTTAGGGAAAGGTTTCAGAGCGGTCATCATAGCATTGGAAGAAAAAGCGCTGCCCAGGATCTGTTGCAGCCACCTGCCGGCCTGTGCGCGCCGGGCAAAATGACTTTCCCATTGCTGGGTGTACTGGGTTTCCAGCTCATAGCGGTTGATCCGGCCCTGGAGAAAGGATTGAATTTCCTCGAAGGCCAGTTTACTGCTATGCAGCGCCATACTCATGCCGTAGCCGCAGAGTGGGTTGATCACGCTGCCTGCGTCCCCGATCATGAGTACGTGGTTATGCACCTGTGTTTTTCGGTTGAAGGATATCCTGGATACAGTGACCGGTTCATGAAAGAGGAATTGGGCACTGGCGAAAATGGTATCCAGGAAAGGATTCTGCCGGACGATCTTCTTTTCCAGCTCTGCAATATCATTGTGGCATTTCCGGAAATTGGCGGCGGTGGTCAGATAGCAGAGACAGTATTTATTGTCCTCTATTTTCGATATACCGCAATAGCCATGGTCAAAATTATGCAATGCCAGCAGATCATCGGGGAAAAATGTTCGGATATGGTATTTAACTGCTATATAATGATTTAGTCGGCTTACTTTGGCCCGGATAAAGGGCCTTTTCCATTTGGTGTCCAGGTTGCTTCTCTTGCCATAGGCGCCCACTACCACGCGGGCTTCCAGGTGGCCCTGCCGGCTGAACAGGAGGAAGCTGTTGTTGCGGTACAATACGTCGGATACCGTTGTCTTTTCCAGCAGGGTAACGCCTTCCTGCCGGGCAATGGTGGCCAGCTGTTCATCAATGGTGAATCGGCTGATGCCGAAGCCGCCCATGGGCAGCCGGCTTTCAATGGCAGTGCCGTTGGGGGAGCTGACCAGGAGGCGGTTGATGAGCGGTAGCTGCCAGTCGCTCAGGGGCAGGCCCAGGTCCTGCAAAAAGTTCCAGTTCTCCAGGCTGATATATTCCCCGCATACCCGGTGGAAGGGGTATTGTTCCTTTTCCAGCAATACCACCCGGCGGCCGGCACGGGCCAGCTGTACAGACAAAGCAAGGCCTGCCAGGCCACCGCCAATGATGGCGACGTCATATTGCTGTTCTATGTTCAACGGGTAACTGCTATTACTGTTTTCATACGAAAGGTCTTCTGCGCGCTGTCCAGGCTGCCGACCGGCAGGCGTCCCCCAACGTGTACAAAAGTTAATCATTTGCCCCTGACAACAAATGACTTTCATAAAAAAATCCCGCCGGAGGGGCGGGATTTAATAAAATTATAACGATGTTAATTATACGAGCATGGTCAGCGGCTCTTCCAGCAGCTGCTGCAGGGTCTGCAGGAAAGCGGCGCCGGAAGCTCCATCCACTACGCGGTGGTCACAGCTGAGGGTCACTTTCATGATATTGCCTACCACGATCTGTCCGTTCTTCACAATGGGCACCTGGTTGATAGCGCCAACGGCGAGGATACAGGAATCGGGTGCATTGATGATGGCGGTGAATTCTTCTACCCCAAACATACCCAGGTTGGAGATGGTGAAGGTATTGCCTTCCCAATCCGAGGGCTGGAGCTTTTTGCTCTTGGCCTTGCCGGCAAAGTCTTTCACTTCCGCAGCGATCTGGCTAAGGGATTTGGTATCGGCAAAACGAACTACGGGGACCAGCAGGCCTTCGTCCACGGCTACTGCCACACCGATATTGACATGGTGGTTAACGCGGATCTTATCGCCCAGCCAGCTGCTGTTGATAGCAGGGTGTTTTTTGAGGGCGATAGCGCAGGCTTTCAGCACCATATCGTTGAAAGAGATCTTAATAGGAGATATTTCGTTCAGCTTGGCCCTGCTGGCTACGGCCTTGTCCATATTGATGGCCATGGTCACGTAGAAGTGGGGAGCGGAGAATTTGCTTTCGCCCAGGCGTTTGGCAATGACTTTACGCATCTGGGATACAGGCACTTCATCAAAGCTGACCTGGCCGGCAGGAGCGGCGGGTGCTTTGGCGGCAGCCTGGCCGGGTGCAGGAGCGGGGGCACTTTTCTCTTCTCCGGGTTTGTAATCGTCCACATCTTTTTTCACGATGCGGCCGCCATCACCGGAGCCGGATACTCTGGAGATATCAATACCTTTTTCGGAAGCCAGTCTTTTAGCCAGGGGAGATGCTTTTACGCGGCCGTCGCTGGTAGTGGAAGCGCTCTGCTCAGCGGCAGGAGCGGACTGGCCACCGGAAGCGGGGGCAGCAGCTTTGCTGTCGGACTTAGCTTCGCCTTTATCAGCAGCAGCGGGAGCGGAACCGCCGCCTTTGGCAGCAGCTACAATCCTGTCCAGATCCACTTTGCCTTCTTCACCGATCACGCAAAGCAGGGCATTAACGGCTACTTTATCTCCGGGCTGGGCGCCGATATATAATAATTTACCTTCTTTATAGCTTTCCAGCTCCATGGTGGCCTTGTCAGTCTCCACATCAGCCAGCAGGTCGCCCTTTTTCACGGCGTCCCCAACTTTTTTATGCCAGGCGGCAATCACACCTTCGGTCATGGTATCGCTGAGGCGGGGCATCAGGATCACTTCAGGGGTGTTGGCCAGGTCAATACCGCCACCATTGCCAGCGGCCGGCGCTTCGGCAGCGGGAGTTTCAGCGGCGGGCGCTGCTTTTTCTTCTTTCTTTTCTTCTTTGGGGGCTTCAGCCTGGGGGGCAGCGCTGCCGCCATCCAGTAAGCCACTGATATCTTCACCGGCATCGCCAATGATGGCCAGCAGGTCGTTCACCTGCAGTTTGCCGCCTTTTTCTGTACCAATATGCAATAAAGTACCGTCTTTGTAACTCTCCAGTTCCATGGTCGCTTTATCTGTCTCTACTTCTGCCAGGAGGTCACCTTTTTTTACGGGGTCACCCACTTTTTTGTGCCAGGCCGCTATCACGCCTTCGGTCATGGTGTCACTCAGGCGGGGCATTAAAATCTTTTCAGCCATAACTAACGATGATTGAATTTTGTATGTCAATGTCTTATTGCGCGTCGAAATTACAGTAAAATGAGGAATCTGCAATGCGTAAACAGGACGCGCGCAAGGGAGTTAAGTCCTATTTAATACCTAAAAATCCAGTTCCAGCCTCAGCTTTTCCCGCAATTCCTTTACCAGTGGATATTGTTCCACGATGGCATGGTATTGCTGGCGGCTGTTCAGCGTGGGTTCTGCGGTCTCGTGCTCAAACACTACGGTACCATCCACCTCAATAGTGAACAGCAGCTGCCGGTTATTAAAGGCATTCACCAGGAACTC from Candidatus Pseudobacter hemicellulosilyticus encodes the following:
- a CDS encoding pyruvate dehydrogenase complex dihydrolipoamide acetyltransferase — its product is MAEKILMPRLSDTMTEGVIAAWHKKVGDPVKKGDLLAEVETDKATMELESYKDGTLLHIGTEKGGKLQVNDLLAIIGDAGEDISGLLDGGSAAPQAEAPKEEKKEEKAAPAAETPAAEAPAAGNGGGIDLANTPEVILMPRLSDTMTEGVIAAWHKKVGDAVKKGDLLADVETDKATMELESYKEGKLLYIGAQPGDKVAVNALLCVIGEEGKVDLDRIVAAAKGGGSAPAAADKGEAKSDSKAAAPASGGQSAPAAEQSASTTSDGRVKASPLAKRLASEKGIDISRVSGSGDGGRIVKKDVDDYKPGEEKSAPAPAPGQAAAKAPAAPAGQVSFDEVPVSQMRKVIAKRLGESKFSAPHFYVTMAINMDKAVASRAKLNEISPIKISFNDMVLKACAIALKKHPAINSSWLGDKIRVNHHVNIGVAVAVDEGLLVPVVRFADTKSLSQIAAEVKDFAGKAKSKKLQPSDWEGNTFTISNLGMFGVEEFTAIINAPDSCILAVGAINQVPIVKNGQIVVGNIMKVTLSCDHRVVDGASGAAFLQTLQQLLEEPLTMLV